The Lolium rigidum isolate FL_2022 chromosome 2, APGP_CSIRO_Lrig_0.1, whole genome shotgun sequence genomic interval TCCCTTAAACCTGACAGGTCAACCAACAATCAGTACATGTACCAAGCTAGGGCCTCTTCCATGGGCGGCATTCCAAAACCGTAGCAATAGTAAAAGTTGTATTTAAAAAGCGTAAGAATAGTAAAAAAATAATATTGCAATGTCACTATCATCCTTATCCTATAGGATTTTGTAtgcattcaaatttgtttgaTTTAATCATAATAAAAACAAAATATTCTTACAAAGAAATTTGAGTGAATGGTATTTTTTATTTATGTAAAAGTAGTACGGAGTACAAATGATTCAGTAGCAAACCTTTTTATGGATTTGATCCTACGAATAAAAAAACCACATATAGAGAAAGTCCTAACGATTTACATCCTCCATAACTTGTATGAGAATTCTTTGAGTCAAAGAGGGACACGAGCTAGCAATTCTCATGGACTCGACGCGGAGGTACCAGTGTCCATTCGTCAGTCCCGTACTCGCGATGCGAGGGGAGTATTTTAGATAGATGCCACGGAAGCTAGCATTGCAGTTCAAGTTCAGTTGCAGCAAAATCCGTTGCAGGGAATATACGATGGCATCACACATGACACATTTCACAAAGAGTATGACTAATTCTCGGTCGATTGAGAATTAGCTCAAGTGATGTAGTGGTTTATCAAGTCCCATGGAACCCCTCTAAAAAATACAAATGCACTATTTTCAAATGTAAATAAGAAAGTTTAAGCTTGGCACCCTACGGATTTCATCCTAGATTCGGATTTCACCCTAGATTCTCCACTGAAGTGATGTCATCCTATAATTTAATAGTGTGTGAACCAATTTTTTGGTTACAACTCACATGGGTTTTAAAAATCTCAGCTACAACTTAGgcttgcaactaaaaaaatctCAATTGTAGGTGTAAAAAAAACtgcacttgcaactgaaaaaatccGAGTTGCAACCCTATTTATAActgaaaatcttagttgcaaatcTACTTGCAACTCATGAATGCACGAGTCGCGATGCAAATATATCTGTTGGTTTTGAACTTGGCTGGGTACTAAGTTAATACCCAGAAATCTGTTTAACAAGAGCTAAAACATATTTAATAAAGGACCCACCTCACACGGAGATGTTCGCTAGACGGGTGAAGCAAAATGTTGCTAGGGCATTTCCTCTTGTGGGCCCGACAATTTTGCCAGGTGACAGTTTTTTTTGTAACTATCATCCATCATAGGCTATAAAATTCGACGGTTTCTAATCCGCTAGTCTAAAATCCCGATGTTCGCTGGCTCAACAAATAAAGTTGTTAACAAAAATGAGAAATGCTATGCATGAATTCCCATGGCGAAGCACTAAATTTATTTATCTAAGATACTTCTTATGTACCAGTTTATATGCCACTGAAGTGTTTCTCAAGAAATAGATTGAGCATTAATTTGACCAAGAAAATATGAGATATACGTGTCAAAAATTAATTATATTTATATTCTAAAGAATTTTCTAACGATATAACCTTTATActaaatatattttatattttgttgactaaattcATGATTAGGTTTTTTTTTTACTACATGCATCATGCATGCTTCATAACGTCATGGTTTGTAGATTGTTGATATCGTGGTTGCGGCACGATTTCATAATTAGGGTTTTATATGGCTTATGGGAGTACGTTCGTCTCGTTTTACTCTTTCTGATTCTGAAGGGTCCTTTATCTACTCTTTGACAACAGAGAGGAACAGGTGAAATGAAACGGGGGCCATGGCCCATGGCCGATGGCGATCGCCGCAATCCGGTCCCAGAAAACCAAATCCTGCATCCACACCGGGTCCTCCCATTTGTTATCCACCACATCCCGCGTTATCCAACCGGGTTCCCCTCACCTCCGCCATGtcacccgccgccgccacgcggcTCCCCGTCACTGGCCGCGAAGCTCCACGGGAGATAAGGCGCGCCCTCGCCACGCCTGGCCTCGCCGGCCGTATCTTCATAACCAAATAGCCCCGCAGCAAAACACACCCCCCAACTAGCATCATCAAACACGCACACACCCAGGTCGATCGACGCAGCCAAGAACTCCATCCCGATCGATGGCGTCGCTCACCATGATGGCGTCCCTCTCCGCGGCCGTGGCGGTCGACCGGCGcgtgcagcagcagcaggcggcCGCCGCCCCACGCCGCGGCCTCGTCGTGGCCAGGGCCGCTAAGGTCGACGGCCAGGAGCCGTCCGCCAAGCTGGCGGTGGAGTCCAGCACCGACGGGCGCCGCGCGGTGGTgttcgccgccgcggccgcggcaGTGTCGGCCTTTGGCAGCGCGGCGTTCGCCGAGTCGGACGTGAAGAAGGGCAGCCCTGAGGCCAAGAAGAAGTACGCCACCGTCTGCGTCACCATGCCCACCGCCAAGGTCTGCCACAACTGAGGGCCTGCGCGCTGGCCGCCGGGGGGATGACGATGCGTGTGCCGTGTGCGTGTGGGTGgtaaatattaattgtactacggtTTTTATCTCTTGTCAAAAATTCGAGCTTAGATGCATAGGGCCGCGCGAGCGCGCTCGTTTGGACGTCGCCATGGACGGCCTCGAAGCATTGTTGTATTAtccattgcaaattctggggtgAAACCGGCCTTGTTTAATCACATGCATGCGTGCGTGCTGCATTCATCGATGCATACTTTTGTCGatcgatctcctcttcgttcaacTGATCACAGCGCTGAGCTAACTGCTCTCTGTGACTCTGTCACACGGTGGTGGTGGTAAGTGAAGTTTCTCTTAGGGCTAATAAACAAGGAAAACGGTGGTATGTGAGCTGGGTACAAGGTGTTCTGCAACTTTTATCGGCGTACTAGTAAGGACCCTAGCGCCGGCGGACCAAATCTTGCTACCGCTGGAGCCTGGAGCGTGCAGGTACCGCTGGAGCGTGCAGGTACCACTGGCGCACATAACGGTAGCCTGTTACCGCTGGCGGTCAAGCATTATAAGCCAACGGTACTTAATTTGGTGCACCAGTAATATTTGTTCAAGAATTTTTTCAAATGTTTTCGCGTATTTTAAAGGTGCAATATGTAGAATTATACGAATCAATACACATGCAGTATATAAATACAGAAGTGGCTAAATACATACATAGGGACATGAATTTATGCATGGTATCAATATACAAACAATATACAAATAGAGAAGTGGCAAAATTATTGGTTCATCATATTAGAACCGAAGTAGATCACAAGCGATAAAGTTATTACAGGAACATAGCTAGCTAACTAGGTGTGTAGGTGTGGCTCCGTGGGTGGATAATGGACAATGACACCGTCAACATCTCTATCGGGTCATGGTACTCACTATCAGATGAAAAAGAGTCTACCGGgtttttgtagtagaagtaggtGTGTCCGAAA includes:
- the LOC124692771 gene encoding photosystem II 5 kDa protein, chloroplastic-like is translated as MASLTMMASLSAAVAVDRRVQQQQAAAAPRRGLVVARAAKVDGQEPSAKLAVESSTDGRRAVVFAAAAAAVSAFGSAAFAESDVKKGSPEAKKKYATVCVTMPTAKVCHN